A genomic window from Daphnia magna isolate NIES linkage group LG9, ASM2063170v1.1, whole genome shotgun sequence includes:
- the LOC123475748 gene encoding uncharacterized protein LOC123475748, which yields MEVDSLQFLLRHRGNFDDVLHLMGVLLFSSPSRFSARFRPEDKELVVQLLLFSLLNNPCAPSSTCDFGFQRVWIGDYYYVRYPGYARYRDLYPQHLARLLWWLESGEDIFYPTSRSAVFLPECLLEEFEDSV from the exons ATGGAGGTTGACtctttacaatttttgttgCGCCATCGGGGCaattttgatgatgttttgcATCTGATGggggtgttgttgttttcttcgccgTCTCGTTTCTCTGCTCGATTTCGACCCGAGGACAAGGAATTGGTAGTGCAGTTGCTGCTGTTTTCACTACTCAATAATCCCTGTGCTCCTTCCTCTACTTGCGATTTTGGCTTTCAGCGAGTTTGGATCGGTGATTATTACTACGT CCGATATCCTGGATATGCGAGATACCGCGATCTTTATCCTCAACATCTCGCTAGGTTGTTGTGGTGGTTGGAGTCAGGCGAGGATATTTTCTATCCCACTTCTCGATCTGCGGTGTTTTTACCGGAATGCCTGCTGGAGGAATTCGAAGATTCTGTCTAA
- the LOC123475652 gene encoding LOW QUALITY PROTEIN: salivary glue protein Sgs-3-like (The sequence of the model RefSeq protein was modified relative to this genomic sequence to represent the inferred CDS: inserted 1 base in 1 codon), with amino-acid sequence KSISSTSSTTTTAKPTTKLSTTTMKTTIATTAMKTTVKSTPPTTRPTTTTKPTTTTTKPTTTITKPTTTTTKPTTTTNKPTTTTTTPTTTTTKSTTTTPTTTTTKSTTTTTTPTTTTNKPTTTTTTPTTTTTKSTTTATTPTTTTNQPTTTTTTPTTTTTKSTTTTTTPTTTTNKPTTTTTLPTTTTTTATTTTNEPTTQYKISIETEHENKLAKEIRDVYCQLSTIKKTQAVILAQSNGILAASALGLPICTRLQGFGQAMTLQQCETKRIFISAKESKCGFQPFFTYEDKNCTIGVDGWSIHPYSDCFWKTHLVNLNGFHHTWEHNSTDGEWVKQKASIHMPNLDLITEFKELHLNDFDYSLKSHPAHETMEMEQLNILNDLVGLMQESNSKSVSDIVTSEKQDNQIGTMFSWFDXIKILILSIIGFIVF; translated from the exons aaatctatctCATCTACTTccagcaccacaacgacagcgaaaccgactacaaaattaagcacaaccacaatgaaaacaacaatagccacaacagccatgaaaacgaccgttaaaagcacaccaccgacaactaggcctacaacaactactaagccaacgactaccacaactaagcctacgactacgataaccaagcctacaactacaacaacaaaacctacaactacaacaaataagcctacgactacaactactacgcctacaactacaacaacaaagtctacaactactacgcctacaactacaacaacaaagtctacgactacaactactacgcctacaactacaacaaataagcctacgactacaactactacgcctacaactacaacaacaaagtctacgactacagctactacgcctacaactacaacaaatcagcctacgactacaactactacgcctacaactacaacaacaaagtctacgactacaactactacgcctacaactacaacaaataagcctacaactacaaccaccctgcctacaactacaactaccacagctacaactacaactaatgagccaacaact caatataaaataagtatagaaacagaacacgaaaacaaacttgcaaaagaaattcgcgacgtatattgtcaactatcaacgataaagaaaactcaagcggtgattttagctcaaagtaacggaattcttgctgcttcagcgctcggattacccatctgtacgagactgcaaggcttcggacaagcgatgacacttcaacaatgtgaaaccaaacgaattttcatctccgcaaaagaatccaaatgtggatttcaaccattctttacttatgaagataaaaactgcacaattggagtagatggatggtccatacatccatattccgattgcttttggaaaactcatttagtaaatttaaatggattccatcacacctgggaacataattcaacagacggagagtgggtaaaacaaaaagcaagcattcacatgccAAACTTAGACCTTATCACAGAGTTCAAAGAGTTGCACTTGAACGATTTCGACTACAGtctgaagagccatccagcgcatgaaacaatggaaatggaacaattaaatatcctaaacgatctagtaggcctaatgcaggaatcaaattcaaaatctgtttctgacatagtgacgtcagaaaaacaggataatcagataggaaccatgttctcatggttcg acattaaaattcttatcctatctatcataggattcattgtattc
- the LOC116936257 gene encoding uncharacterized protein LOC116936257: MGKPFELQILLILHLLKTFLKKMKTGYYLLAEEENHGGIDESMETEDEQADEDTAQLPSTSKLPEGAHSIPIFEQSKWPKWRKTCWTDWHGSSGKVLAKCKFCSSGIYHSGNKDSYSNFLRHIKRNHVEEYGKIPKSYPKSSLRQSSMTPFVCNGKKTSKAKKEQLDKLVTLMICKDNLPLTILKREGFRNLMAVAVPDYQIPSYE; encoded by the coding sequence ATGGGCAAACCGTTCGAGCTACAAATCCTACTAATACTCCACTTGCTCAAGACATTTctcaagaaaatgaagacCGGATACTATTTACTAgccgaagaagaaaatcacgGGGGAATTGATGAAAGTATGGAAACTGAAGATGAGCAAGCAGATGAAGATACTGCACAACTACCTTCCACATCTAAGTTACCAGAAGGAGCGCATTCTATCCCGATTTTTGAGCAAAGCAAATGGCCAAAATGGAGGAAGACTTGTTGGACTGATTGGCATGGATCATCGGGAAAAGTACTTGCAAAGTGCAAGTTCTGCAGTTCTGGTATCTATCATTCTGGAAACAAAGACtcgtattcaaattttttaagacATATCAAAAGGAATCATGTTGAGGAATATGGCAAAATTCCTAAATCCTATCCTAAATCCAGTCTCAGACAATCTTCGATGACCCCGTTTGTTTgcaatggaaagaaaacttcTAAGGCCAAAAAAGAACAGTTAGATAAATTGGTTACTTTAATGATCTGCAAGGACAACCTTCCCCTTACGATTTTAAAACGAGAGGGGTTTCGGAATTTGATGGCCGTTGCAGTTCCAGATTACCAAATTCCTTCTTACGAATGA
- the LOC116936256 gene encoding uncharacterized protein LOC116936256 gives MDLWSSKSMEGFLGVSCSAVTCDYEPFTAFLSLREMPKNHTAAAIFAEYESTIEDWEINKKVIRCVTDNARNMIAALRVKLPTFVDETEKAQEEEELIEIEIEAGIDVPNYLLIPEFAELIAEADSNDLESNASESEDHFVLDLDLESLLNDNTEKCNETGYNVTAAYHARCLPHHVQLAIKDGLLVIEKVAKGALNLLGKIVGGIRRSVVDTKTLMDCVGFKIPMLNQTRWSSQYGVIKGSLEAMDKDPNIQSKLNSCAVHGSLTAIQIKSLRELVIILGPFNIATDAFQKEHEMIGLVILFYLDLVNKCSLHPQLNPDARSINSCKTVAEALQKSLTTMF, from the exons ATGGATTTGTGGTCTTCTAAGTCAATGGAAGGATTCTTGGGTGTATCATGTTCTGCGGTGACTTGTGACTATGAACCCTTTACAGCATTTCTCTCCCTCCGTGAGATGCCAAAGAATCATACGGCAGCAGCAATCTTTGCGGAATACGAGTCTACGATTGAGGATtgggaaataaataaaaag GTGATTCGGTGTGTTACTGACAACGCCCGTAACATGATTGCTGCTTTAAGGGTTAAACTTCCAACATTTGTGGACGAGACGGAAAAAGCCCAAGAGGAAGAGGAGTTAATAGAAATTGAAATTGAGGCGGGAATTGACGTTCCAAACTATCTGCTAATCCCCGAGTTTGCTGAATTAATTGCCGAGGCAGACAGCAACGACTTAGAAAGCAATGCTTCGGAATCCGAAGATCATTTTGTATTAGATCTGGATTTAGAATCGTTACTGAACGACAACACCGAGAAGTGTAATGAGACTGGATACAACGTAACGGCTGCTTATCATGCAAGATGTTTGCCCCACCATGTCCAATTAGCCATCAAAGACGGACTATTAGTCATTGAG aaaGTTGCCAAAGGTGCATTGAATCTTCTAGGGAAGATTGTTGGTGGTATAAGGAGGAGTGTCGTTGACACGAAGACGTTAATGGATTGTGTTGGTTTCAAAATTCCAATGTTAAACCAAACCCGCTGGAGTTCGCAGTATGGGGTGATAAAAGGATCATTGGAAGCCATGGATAAGGATCCCAACATACAATCGAAACTTAACAGCTGCGCTGTTCATGGTTCTCTTACAGCCATACAAATCAAGAGTTTGCGAGAACTCGTCATTATACTTGGACCATTTAATATAGCAACGGATGCTTTTCAGAAAGAACATGAAATGATTGGACTAGTTATACTGTTCTACCTGGATCTAGTTAACAAATGTAGCCTGCATCCTCAATTAAATCCTGATGCTCGATCCATCAATTCGTGTAAAACGGTGGCTGAAGCTCTCCAAAAGTCCCTCACGACTATGTTCTGA
- the LOC116936255 gene encoding uncharacterized protein LOC116936255: MTVKTQTVSHIVDYFLWANQSSCQISHYFGGLMVSSAAGIVSMDGQKAICLDPIVAPRPDRCIVYSFGINYEWSFDDAMDLYGCKVFSFDPSMNVSNHGRSENIVFYQMALNNADKNEWKKNIGIPSRTLFSIYNMLEPIHGANVFIDYLKIDIESAEWIVLPQILESGMMDKVRQLSVEIHMDFNEALKVCCEQANIIHSLEDYGMIRFDSKPNVYSVINVPQRKSLGFETYEIAWYNNRVLHLNS, translated from the coding sequence ATGACTGTGAAAACGCAAACAGTTTCACATAttgttgattattttttatggGCTAATCAGTCGTCCTGTCAAATTTCTCATTATTTCGGAGGATTAATGGTTTCTTCTGCAGCTGGCATCGTATCTATGGACGGACAGAAAGCGATTTGTCTTGACCCAATAGTAGCTCCAAGACCAGACCGATGTATTGTTTACTCGTTTGGAATCAACTATGAATGGAGTTTCGACGATGCCATGGATCTTTATGGATGCAAAGTTTTCTCATTTGATCCATCAATGAACGTTTCAAACCACGGTCGAAGTGAGAACATAGTTTTTTATCAAATGGCCCTAAACAACGCAGACAAAAATGaatggaagaaaaacattGGAATACCATCGCGGACTCTTTTTTCAATATACAACATGCTGGAGCCTATACATGGGGCAAATGTTTTTATCGACTACCTAAAGATTGACATTGAATCAGCAGAATGGATCGTTTTGCCACAAATTTTGGAATCAGGGATGATGGACAAGGTAAGGCAGTTGTCGGTCGAAATACACATGGACTTTAATGAAGCCCTTAAAGTATGTTGCGAACAAGCTAACATTATACATTCACTTGAAGATTATGGGATGATCCGCTTTGATTCGAAACCCAATGTATACTCTGTAATCAATGTTCCACAGAGAAAATCTTTGGGCTTTGAAACTTATGAAATAGCATGGTATAACAACAGGGTTTTACACCTTAATTCTTGA